AAATCTCGCGTCGACTATCACGCAGTCTCTAGAATTACCTGAGTCATCATAACCTACAAGAAACTTAGCAACTTCTTCTAGGGGTGATATCGTGGCGCTCAGACCTATCCTCTGAATCCTCCTGCTTACTAGTTCTTCTAGCCTCTCTATAGTTAGAGTTAGTAAAGCCCCCCTCTTACTTGAGGCTAGTTCATGAATCTCGTCTACGACAACCCACCTAACACTCTTCAGCTTCTCTCTGAATTTCGGAGCTGTTACGGATATAGCTAGTGACTCGGGAGTCGTTATGAGTATGTGGGGAGGCTTAACGAGCATTCTCGCTTTTTCTGTTGGGGAAGTGTCGCTAGTTCTAACACTAATTCTTATCTCAGGTAGGTCTAAACCTCTCTTCTTAAGGGCGTATTCACGTATCTCCAGGACGGGCTGAATTAAGTTTTTCCTCATATCATTATTTAAGGCTCTAAGCGGCGACACGTAGACGACGTACACGTAGTCTTCTAGCAACCCTAACTCGGCATCACCGAGTAACTCGTCTATCACTGGCAGAAAAACTGCTAGAGTCTTTCCTGTCCCGGTAGGAGACGATATCAGTACATTCCTACCCTCTTTTATTTTAGGTATCGCCATTAGCTGGGGAGGCGTGAACTTCCCGAATCTGCTCTTAAACCACTCTATCACGTAGTCTCTTAAATATTTACTTAAGTCACACTCACTAGTGCACTCGCCAACTACCTCAGTCAGTCACTCTCCCCGATATAGTTCTTAACTCGTCAACATAATTAGCTTAAAACATGAGGGTTTAAACCTTCTAAAAACAATCTTTATCTGGGTGTGAGTAGTGATTAAGTTAGTCATAGGACTGATAATAACTTCACTCTTCCTGATCTCAGTTGTGGCAGGGCTTAATGCTTCACAACAACTAAGTCTCGTCGTGAGAGAAGCACTCAAAGAGCAGTTTAGCCCTTTAACAAGATACTTTAATACATCAGACCCTACGTCACTACTCCTGCTAAGCCTAACTATATTCTTTAACAATATGAGGGTAGCGTTCCTAAACATAGTTTTAGGAGTATCTCTAATAGGTCCTGCAGGAATCATGGTAGTCAACGGATTCGTAGTAGGGCTAGTCCTTTCAGCACAGGAAGACATAGCTAGGGGAGTATTGGTCATAATCCCTCACGGAGTCTTAGAGATTCCCGCACTAATTTACTCAGCTGTCTTAGGAACACACCTAGGACTAACGATATTACTGAACATACGTAAGAACCCAGCGAAAATCAAGGAAGTATTTAGAGACGTAATACGTAAGATACCGATAATAGCCTTAATGCTTATCCTGGCAGCACTAATAGAAGTCTTCATCAGCTTGCTAATAGTGGCTCCTCTAGTCAGCAGTTTCTGAGTGGTTGCCCGTGCCCATTAGCTATGCTATTTTAGTTATTTTGGTTGTTTTGGTTTTTCTGGGTACGGGTTCATCCCACCTGGTTATCTCCTTTCTCCCCGCCTACGGTTCCAGGGGTGTCGTAGGGGTCCCCAGAGCCATCGGTGAAGAGTGGTTCACAGAGCCTCGTCCCTCGCCAACGGCTCATCAGCTCATCGGCTCCCAGTCACTAAAACACGTGGATGCTTATATACCTTTACGTCAGCTCCCGAAACCCACATAAATAACCCAAAATAACCAGAAAAACCAAAAACTAAGTAACACGCAGACAGTCTTTCTTGAGGACTTATAACTGGTTACTCCAGTAGTTAATTGATGATGAGAGTCATGCCCGCCGAGTAGATGAAGACCTTCGAGGGTATCTGAACATTACTCCCCTATATTCCTAAGCCCTCAGCTTCTCTTTTTATCGTAGGTTTTTCTGACACTACAGCGTAGACTTTAAGATTCCTTGACTTAATGTAGTTTTCAGGAGAGTTGACGTTTAGTGCTATTATGCGGATATTCTTAGCTTCGGCTTCTTTAGCTATCCTACTCCTCAATAGAGCCATAGGAATGATTAGGTACTTCACACTCAACTCATGGAGCTTGCTGACGTTCGGGTATGGGTTGAGGACTTCAAACCCTATACCTAACCTCTCAAGCTTAACAGTCTCCAAGACACTCAAGTCATTCATGACAGCCACGAACTCTATGTCAGGTAATTCCCTAGCTATTTGATCTAACTTTTCTAAGACCTCGCAAGTCTTGACTCTAAGCACTACATGCGCTCGAGTCTTTAGTTTAGAGAGGCTTGAGACCAAGCTCATAAGCTTCTCATCAACTTCCTCAAAAGGCTTACCCAGGTAGACCCCGCTTACGTCTCTGTGTTTCTCAATAGTTTGGAGTAATGAGTCAATATCGTCAAACTCAATTACTTCTAAGAGTAGGTGCGGTTCCCCACTTACTATTTTTTCTTCAGCCATTACTTACCACCTCAGTCTTCCAGATTTTATGTCGTTAGTTACTTCCTCAACGTCTTTCACGGTATCTATAGATCTCCAGTAATTGTTTAAGAACTTAACTCCGTAGAGTCTGCCTTCTCTAGCTAATTGAGGAAACGCTGTTTTCTCTATATCGCCTACGTCAGGCAAGTACTCAAAGATGTTGTTCCTCATCACGTAGACTCCAGCGTTTATTAAGTAGTCTTCTATGCTGGGTTTTTCTACGAAGCTCTCAACCCTTCCTACCTCAGATATCTTCACTACACCGTAGGGCGACTTGAGAGGTACTAACGCTATTGATGCTACCGCGTCATCACGGTCTTCTAAAACCTTAGCTAGCTTGCTTATGGGAATATCTGTCAGTACGTCTCCGTTAAGAGCTACGAAAACCTCGTTTCTTAGGTAGGGTTCGGCGTTCTTGATGGCGCCGCCAGTACCTAATGGTGAGTCTTCTATGACATAAGTTACGCTAACACCGAATCTCTTGCCAGACCCGAGAAACTCGATGAGTTTCTCGTACCTGTAGCCAGCCAAAATAATCACTGTAGTAATGTTATTCGCTTTAAGCCACTCAAGCTGCCACTCAATGATGGGCTTTCCAGCCACCTCAACGAGAGACTTAGGAATCTCTTCTGTTAAGGGTCTTAACCTTTTGGCTAAGCCCCCTGCTATGATTGCGGCCTTCACGTAAGACCCCAGTAAGATATCGTTAAGATAAAATAAGGTTTTAAGTCTAGAAGCCTTTATGAAGAGATTTAAAGTGGGCTGATTTAGCTATGTGTAGTAGAGCTTGCAGAAAAAGCATATCACTTCATTTACTTTGACTTCATTTTTTATTATCTTTAGTGAGTATTCTTTAACGTATGTAGCATACTCGGTATTTTCTAGAAGTTTCTTAACTAGCCTCTTATTAGACCTTCTCTCAGCCAAGTAGTTAGAGACTGCTGCAGGAGCTATGCCGAGCAACTTAGCCGTCTTATAAACACTCAAGCCATAGTCTCTAACCATAGTTATAGCTAGGGCAGCCCTAACAGCAGGCATCAACTCCTTCGTAGTTCTCTCACATTGTGGAGGACTCAAATTACTCACTAAGTGTTGAGTGTATGAGCCTTATTAAATATTAACGCCGTGAAAGTTGCAGAACCTCCTTAACACAAGACTCAACACATTCTCTAAACTCGTCGCTGGTCCTGAAGGAATACTCCGAACACTTCTCTCTACAGAAGCTCACGGCATGAGTTCTTGCCCTATTATCTGTGAATTCATTAATCATTTAAAGCACCTTGCTAGATTCCCCGTAGATTGTTAGCTGAACATCAGGTTTTAAGTTTTCTTATTTTAGTGTCTTAAAAATTCGCGATCTTTGTAGAGGTCTGACCACGCTTGTTGCGCTTATTATTAGTCTTACTAGTTTATATTTAGTGGCGCTTAACTTAGGTGATGCTGTAGTGAAGTATGTGGTTAGAGCGAAGATAGAAGTTGCTGGTGTGGTTGAGAAGCCAGACAT
This genomic window from Zestosphaera sp. contains:
- a CDS encoding stage II sporulation protein M, whose translation is MIKLVIGLIITSLFLISVVAGLNASQQLSLVVREALKEQFSPLTRYFNTSDPTSLLLLSLTIFFNNMRVAFLNIVLGVSLIGPAGIMVVNGFVVGLVLSAQEDIARGVLVIIPHGVLEIPALIYSAVLGTHLGLTILLNIRKNPAKIKEVFRDVIRKIPIIALMLILAALIEVFISLLIVAPLVSSF
- a CDS encoding nucleotidyltransferase family protein: MKAAIIAGGLAKRLRPLTEEIPKSLVEVAGKPIIEWQLEWLKANNITTVIILAGYRYEKLIEFLGSGKRFGVSVTYVIEDSPLGTGGAIKNAEPYLRNEVFVALNGDVLTDIPISKLAKVLEDRDDAVASIALVPLKSPYGVVKISEVGRVESFVEKPSIEDYLINAGVYVMRNNIFEYLPDVGDIEKTAFPQLAREGRLYGVKFLNNYWRSIDTVKDVEEVTNDIKSGRLRW